The proteins below are encoded in one region of Salvelinus sp. IW2-2015 unplaced genomic scaffold, ASM291031v2 Un_scaffold3837, whole genome shotgun sequence:
- the mest gene encoding LOW QUALITY PROTEIN: mesoderm-specific transcript homolog protein (The sequence of the model RefSeq protein was modified relative to this genomic sequence to represent the inferred CDS: inserted 5 bases in 4 codons; substituted 1 base at 1 genomic stop codon) → MREWWLLVGLLCIPLLAVYLHIXPPQLSPALLTWRSAGAFFTFRSNNIFYRETYGAVGSSDVVILLHGFPTSSLDWYKIWEXLNRRFNRVIALDFLGFGFSDKPAPRYSIFEQASVVRRWCPYLGLTGQRLNLLSHDYGDTVALELLYRXDDHNRTGHLTINSLCLSNGGIFPETHHPRFLQKLLKDSSFLSPVLTRLTNYMVFSKGYMPVFSPYTQPTDADSWXMWTGVRFNDGNLVMDSILQFINQRDEHRDRWVGALTSTFIPVHMIYGPLDPVNPHPQFIFLYQKLVQRSTVSVLDEHISHYPXLEDPTGFLNAYFSFINAF, encoded by the exons ATGAGGGAATGGTGGCTTCTTGTGGGCTTGCTGTGCATTCCTCTGCTGGCAGTCTACCTGCACAT CCCTCCCCAACTGTCTCCAGCCCTCCTGACCTGGCGCTCTGCCGGAGCATTCTTCACTTTCAGGAGCAACAATATATTCTACAGAG AGACCTATGGTGCTGTAGGCAGCTCTGATGTGGTCATTCTCCTCCATGGCTTCCCTACCTCCAGCCTGGACTGGTACAAG ATATGGG CCCTGAATCGGCGCTTTAACCGGGTCATTGCTCTGGACTTTCTTGGTTTTGGCTTCAGTGACAAACCG GCCCCCCGCTACTCCATCTTTGAGCAGGCTAGTGTTGTGAGGCGTTGGTGTCCCTACCTGGGTCTGACGGGGCAGAGGCTCAACCTGCTCTCCCATGACtatggagacactgtggccctggaACTGCTCTACAGGTGA GATGACCACAACAGGACTGGACACTTGACCATCAACAGCCTCTGTTTGTCCAATGGAG GCATATTCCCAGAAACACACCATCCCAGATTCCTTCAGAAG CTCCTCAAGGACTCCAGCTTCCTCTCTCCGGTGCTGACCCGTCTCACCAACTACATGGTGTTCTCTAAAGGGTACATGCCTGTGTTCTCAC CTTACACCCAGCCCACAGACGCTGATTCTT ACATGTGGACAGGGGTCCGCTTCAATGATGGGAACCTGGTCATGgacag TATCCTGCAGTTTATTAACCAGAGGGACGAGCACCGAGACAGATGGGTTGGTGCTCTCACCTCTACTTTCATCCCTG TTCATATGATCTATGGACCCCTGGATCCAGTCAACCCTCACCCCCAATTCATCTTCCTTTACCA GAAACTGGTGCAGAGGTCTACTGTGTCGGTTCTAGATGAACACATCAGCCATTATC AGCTGGAGGACCCTACTGGCTTCCTCAACGCCTACTTCAGCTTCATCAACGCCTTCTGA